The genomic interval GGTGCTCCGGCTGATCCTGCTGCCCCAGGCGGTGCGCTCGATGCTGCCGGCGATCGTCAGCCAGCTCGTGGTGCTGCTCAAGGACACCGCGCTCGGGTTCATCATCACCTACCCGGAGCTGCTCTACGTCGGCAAGACGATCGGCGGCCGGCTGTCGTTCGGGCTGCCGTACGTGCCGACGTACCTGATCGTCGCCGCCATCTACATCTCCATCTGCGGGCTGCTCTCGCTGCTGGCCTGGTGGTTGCAGAAGCGGATGATGCGGATGCCGAAGACGGCCGCACCGGTGATGCAGACCAAGGAGGCGGGCGGCGCCGCCAGCACCCTCTGAGGCAGCCACCTCGGATCGCTCAGCGGAACTTTCCGGGGCGAGGTTCCGGCGGCAGGTGCGCGCCGGTCAGCGGGCGATCTCGGTGACCCGGGACTCGCGTACCACGGTCACCCGGATCTGCCCCGGATAGGTCAGCTCCTCCTCGATCTGCTTCGCCACGTCCCGGGCCAGCACCGCCGCGCCGATCTCGTCGACGTCGTCCGGCTTGACCATCACCCGGATCTCCCGGCCCGCCTGCATCGCGAAGACCTTCTCCACGCCCGACTTGCCGGCGGCGATCTCCTCGATCCGCTCCAGCCGCTTGACGTACGCCTCCAGGCTCTCCCGGCGGGCGCCCGGCCGACCGCCGGAGCAGGCGTCGGAGGCCTGGGTGAGTACCGCCTCGATCGTCTGCGGCTGCACCTCGTTGTGATGCGCCTCGATCGCGTGTACGACCTCCTCGGCCTCGCCGTACTTGCGGGCCAGGTCGGCGCCGATCAGCGCGTGGCTCCCCTCCACCTCGTGGGTGAGCGCCTTGCCGATGTCGTGCAGGAACGCGGACCGCTTGATCAGCGGCACGTCGAGCCGCAGCTCGGCGGCCATGATCCCGGCGATGTGCGCGGTCTCGACCAGGTGCTTGAGCACGTTCTGCCCGTACGACGTCCGGTAGCGCAGCCGGCCGAGCAGGCTGACCATCTCCGGATGGATCTCGGTGATCCCGACCTCGACCAGGGCGTCCTCGGCGGCCCGTTGGCAGAGCCGCTCCACCTCGTGCTTGGCGGTCTCGAAGACCTCCTCGATGCGGTGCGGGTGGATCCGGCCGTCGAGTACCAGCTTCTCCAGGGTGAGCCGGCCGATCTCCCGGCGTACCGGGTCGAAGCAGGAGAGCAGGACCGCTTCCGGGGTGTCGTCGATGATCAGGTTGACTCCGGTGACCGACTCGAAGGCCCGGATGTTGCGCCCCTCGCGGCCGATGATCCGGCCCTTCATCTCGTCACCGGGCAGGTGCAGCACGCTGACCACGCTCTCCGCGGTCTGCTCGCTGGCCACCCGCTGGATCGCGTCGACCACGATGTGCCGGGCCCGCTGCTCGGCGGTGTTCCGGGCGTCGGCCTCGATGTCCCGGACCAGGATCGCCGCCTCCCGCTTCGCCTGGCCCTCGATCGCCTCCACCAGCTCGGCCCGGGCCGCGTCGGCGGTCAACCCGGCGATCCGCTCCAGCTCCCGCTTCTGCCGCTCCTCCGCCTCGGCCAGTGCGGTCTCCCGGGCCACCAGCGCCGCCTTCCGGGCCGCCAACTCGGCGGTCGCGGCGCTGAGCTGACGCTCCCGCTCGGCGAGCCGCTCCACCTCCTCGGTGTGCAGCCGCTCCCGCTCGTCCATCCGCTGGGCCCGACGTTCCACCTCGGCCGCCTGCTCCCGGGTGGTGGAGGCGAGCAGCGAGATCTCCCGCTCGCCGCTGCGCCGGGCCGCCGCGCGTACCTGCTCGGCGTCCGCCTCGGCCTGCCGGTGCGCCCGGTCCAGTACCGTGTCGGCCTCGGCCCGGGCGGCGTCCAGCACCCGCTGCGCCTCGGCGCGGGCGGCGCTCGCCTCGGCCTTCGCGGCGGCGGCGTCGGCCCGGGCCGCGGCGGCGGCCGACTTTGCCGTGTCGACGCTCGACGACGCCTCGTCGGCGGCGGTACGCAGCGCCGCCAGCGACTGTTCCTGCCGGTCCTTCTCGGCGACGAAGGCCGGATCGTCCGGTGGCGGCGTGGCGGCCACGGTCCCGATCCGGCGCAGCGCCCGGGTGCCCAGGCTGATCGCGACGAGCACCAGCGCGGCCAGCCCGACGATGGCGGCCAGCAGCACCCATTCCAGGCCGCTCATGCCGGCACTCCGCTACGCCGGGTGCCGGCGTGCGGCACATCCGCACTGAACTGGCTGATTCGCTCGCGTCGCTCGGTCATGCCGGAGCCCCGGCGTGACTGAACCCGCTACCGATGCTGGCCCGCTCGGTCATGGCCGCCTCCCCTGTGCCGTCAAGCGCCGGAGGGACCACGCCCGTGGGTGGGGCGTGCCCTACGGCTGTCACGACGCCCGACCGAGGCGGCTGGCCGAGGGTACGGCCACCGGGCAGTGCCCCCCGGGGACACCGCCGACGACCGGGTGCTGGTGCTGCGCGGTCACCCGACCGGCCCGTCCGGTAACCGAATAATCTGGCCGATGAACTGGCCTGAAGTGATGCCGTACTGTTACGCGATCTATGTTGTGCGCTTAGCCTGCGATGGTCGGGAAAACTCGTCTAAGGCGAGGCTAGGTCGCGATGGGGCATTCGGTCAAGAAACTCATGATCCGGCCAGGTGACTGACGTAGGGCGACGGCACGCTCACGGGAAGCTGATTTCAGGGCGGGCATAAGGGGGCGAGTCCGGAATCCGACTCGACCTGCGGCCACGACGACACCGGTCCGGATATCGGACCGGAAGCGCTCCCAGCTCGGAGCACGGGCACCCGCCCGACGCCCCGGAGGGCCCTCGGCGACTCAGCCCGCGCCCAGCGTCACCGCCGCCGCCACCAACTCGGGATTGCCGGGCGCGGGCGAGCCGTCCGGCAGCGTCCGGATGTCCTCCAGCCCGATCCGGGTGCCGAGCCCGCGCCGGACCGCCTCGACGAGTACCGCCCAGCTCGCCGGCCCTTCGCCGTGCAGCAGTATCGGTGGGCCGTCGGCCGGGAGCGCGGCGAGCATCGCGGCGGCGTCGGCCAGCGCCTCGGCCGGCTCCGGCCGCATGCACTCGACCAGCACCCGTACGCAGGGCACCCGCCACCGCTGGTACGCCGCCACCGCCTCGACCGTCCAGAGGCCGGCCTCGACCCCGACACCGCGCTCGTGCAGCGCCCCGGCCACCAGCTCGGCACCCGGCTCGTGCGCGTTGACCGAGGCGAAGTCCGGCAGCACCGTCCAGCCGCGTACCGCCGCCAGCCGGGCGGCCGGGTCGGGCTGGATCCAGGCACCGGTGCTGACCCCGACCGGCAGGCCGGGACAGGCTCGGCGGATCGCGGTGACCGCCGCCGCGATGTCGGGCGCGGCCAGCGACTCCCGCCCGTCCCGGTCCCTGGGGTGGACGTGCACCGCCACGGCACCGGCGAGCCGGCACCGGGCCGCGTCGGCGGCCAACTCGGCGGGGTCGACCGGCACGGCGGGATGCTCGTCGCGGCGTACCCCGCCGTTGAGACATGCCTTCAGCACGTTGACGGCTCCGCAGTCCAGCTCAGGCGCCCCTAGAGGGCGTCGCGATCGGGTTCGGCACCGGCTTCGGCCAGCGCGTCCGCGTCGATCTGGTCGGCGAACTCGGCCGCCTCGGCGTCCCGCTCGGCCAGCGCGTCCCGGACCGCCCGGATCGCCACCCCGGGCGGGTAGCCCTTGCGGGCCAGCATCCCGACCAGCCGCCGGAAGACCGCCTCGGGAGAGCCGGTGGCGGTACGCAGTTTCCGGTCGACCAGTTGCCGGGCCGTCTCGGCCTCGGTCGTCTCGTCCAGCTCGCCGAGCGCCTCGGTCGCGATGTCGGCGTCCACGCCCCGCTGGCGCAGCTCGTTGGCGAGGGCGCGCCGGGCCAGTCCCCGGCCCTGGTGGCGGCTGCTCACCCAGGCCCGGGCGAACGCGGCGTCGTCGATGATGCCGACCTCGTCGTAGCGGTCGAGCACCTCGGCGGCCACCTCTTCGGAGATGCCCCGCCGGGCGAGTGCGGTGGCCAGCTCGGCCCGGGTGCGCGGACGCACGGCGAGCTGACGCAGGCAGATCTCCCGGGCCTGCTCCGCCTCGTCACGCGGAGCACTCGGCGTCGGCGACCCGTCCGGATCCGCGTCACCCGGTCCTCCCGCCCCTGCGGGCCACCGCCCGGACGGGCTGGCCGGGCCACCTGACCGGCCCCGGCGCGCACGGCCGGTGCCACTGCCGCCCGTACGGGCCGACGGGGCGGCATCCCACCCCCGGCCCGTACGGGCACCACGTCGTCCTGCCACGTCGATGTGGACCCGGTCGACCGTCAGAAGTCCACCGGCGGAAGCTCCGGCCCGCCGGCCGCGTCCGTCCCGGCGGCCATCCCGACGCCGAGCTTCTCGAGGATCTTCTTCTCGATCTCGGCCGCCACGTCCGGGTTCTCCCGGAGGAACTCGCGGGCCTTCTCCTTGCCCTGGCCGAGCTGGTCACCGTCGTAGGTGTACCAGGCGCCGGACTTGCGGATGATCGACTGCTCCACGCCGACGTCGATCAGCGAGCCCTCCCGGGAGATGCCCTTGCCGTACATGATGTCGAACTCGGCCTGCTTGAACGGGGCCGCGACCTTGTTCTTCACCACCTTGACCCGGGTCCGGTTGCCGACCACGTCGGTGCCGTCCTTGAGGCTCTCGATCCGGCGCACGTCGAGCCGGACCGAGGCGTAGAACTTCAGCGCCCGGCCACCGGTGGTCGTCTCGGGGCTGTTGTGCACCATCACACCATCGACGAAGTAGTTGTGGTTACCCTCGACCTCGATGTCGAACCGGTTCATCGAGCGGGTCTTCGGCTTGACCCGCACGTCGATGATCCGCGCCGGCACCGGCGTCATCTCCGCCGGCACGAACTCCGGCTGGACGACACACCGGCCGTGGAAGCGCGGAAGCAGCTTGGACTCCATCGCCACGGGCACATACGGCGCGACGATCTCCTGGAACCTCGCCGAGGCCGCGGTGGTGAACTGGATGAACGACATCTGTCGCGCACCCCGGCTCACCAACTTCACGTCCAACTCGTACGCGTCCCGCAGGTGCTCGACCAGGCGTTCGCGCGTGCCCTCGGCCATCGCCTCGACGCAGATCTCGATCCGTCCCGAGCCGCCCTCGGTCCGCTGCTGGAGCCCCTTGGAGCGCAGCGTGAAGCCACCGTCGTCCATGTACCACACCGCGAGTGCCAGCGGCGTCAGCGCCTTGAGGTAGTCCCAGCTCAGATGCTTCTTCCCGTCGCCGAGGTAGACCGCCCGACGCAACTCGTCCAGCTCGGGCAGCGGCGTGAAGTCCGCGAAGACTGCCCCTCGGGCGTCGGTCCGGCGCGAGTTCGGGATGTTTCCGAGCAGCGACACCTTCCAGTCGAGGTAGCCGGCCTGCTCGGCACCGTGGCCGAGCCGGAACCGCACCCCGGACCGGTCACGCCGGTTGGGCGAGAGGTTGCCGTCACCCATCAGCGAGCCGAGCACCACCTGCCACTGCTGCTCGCTGAGCCGGCGTTGCTCGGCCAGCATCACCCGGTCACCGGCGATCAACTCGCCAGCCTCGCGCCAGCCGCCCGGGGTCCGGACAAGGTGGTTGGCGGTGGCGGCGAACTGCGCGCGCCCGTTGCCGCCGGACTTGGCGACCGTGAACTGGAGGAACTCCTCGGCCGGACCGTTGTTGAACCAGTTGACGATCCGCTTGGGCTCGACCCGGTCGGTCTCCGGGTCGTACGAGAGCACCTCGACGTCCATCCGCTGGTTGACGATCTTGCCGATCTTCTCCTGCGTGCCGTCCGCGAGGGTGACCCTCGTCGAGTACGACATGCAGCCGAACATCACACCGATCTTTTCGCGGAGCTGGTTGATGAAGATCGCCGTGGTGCCGGTGTGACTCAGCACACCGGTGATCTTCCGCAGCGCCTGGCTCATCAGCCGGGCCTGGAGGCCGACGTGGCTGTCGCCCATCTCGCCCTCGATCTCGGCACGCGGCACCAGCGCGGCGACCGAGTCGATCACGATGATGTCGAGCGCGCCGGACCGGATCAGCATGTCGGCGATCTCCAGCGCCTGCTCACCGGTGTCCGGCTGGGAGACCAGCATCGCGTCGGTGTCCACGCCCAGCGCCTTCGCGTATTCCGGGTCGAGGGCGTGCTCCGCGTCGATGAACGCGGCGATGCCGCCGGCCTTCTGTGCGTTGGCCACCGCGTGCAGCGCGACGGTCGTCTTACCGCTGCTCTCCGGGCCGTAGATCTCGACGACCCGGCCGCGCGGCAGACCCCCCACGCCGAGCGCCACGTCGAGCGCGATGGAACTGGTCGGAATCACGGCGGTCTGGATGACCGGCCGCTCCCCCAGCCGCATCACCGAGCCCTTGCCGAACTGC from Plantactinospora sp. BC1 carries:
- the rny gene encoding ribonuclease Y, whose product is MSGLEWVLLAAIVGLAALVLVAISLGTRALRRIGTVAATPPPDDPAFVAEKDRQEQSLAALRTAADEASSSVDTAKSAAAAARADAAAAKAEASAARAEAQRVLDAARAEADTVLDRAHRQAEADAEQVRAAARRSGEREISLLASTTREQAAEVERRAQRMDERERLHTEEVERLAERERQLSAATAELAARKAALVARETALAEAEERQKRELERIAGLTADAARAELVEAIEGQAKREAAILVRDIEADARNTAEQRARHIVVDAIQRVASEQTAESVVSVLHLPGDEMKGRIIGREGRNIRAFESVTGVNLIIDDTPEAVLLSCFDPVRREIGRLTLEKLVLDGRIHPHRIEEVFETAKHEVERLCQRAAEDALVEVGITEIHPEMVSLLGRLRYRTSYGQNVLKHLVETAHIAGIMAAELRLDVPLIKRSAFLHDIGKALTHEVEGSHALIGADLARKYGEAEEVVHAIEAHHNEVQPQTIEAVLTQASDACSGGRPGARRESLEAYVKRLERIEEIAAGKSGVEKVFAMQAGREIRVMVKPDDVDEIGAAVLARDVAKQIEEELTYPGQIRVTVVRESRVTEIAR
- a CDS encoding 3-keto-5-aminohexanoate cleavage protein gives rise to the protein MLKACLNGGVRRDEHPAVPVDPAELAADAARCRLAGAVAVHVHPRDRDGRESLAAPDIAAAVTAIRRACPGLPVGVSTGAWIQPDPAARLAAVRGWTVLPDFASVNAHEPGAELVAGALHERGVGVEAGLWTVEAVAAYQRWRVPCVRVLVECMRPEPAEALADAAAMLAALPADGPPILLHGEGPASWAVLVEAVRRGLGTRIGLEDIRTLPDGSPAPGNPELVAAAVTLGAG
- a CDS encoding regulatory protein RecX, with the protein product MAGRRGARTGRGWDAAPSARTGGSGTGRARRGRSGGPASPSGRWPAGAGGPGDADPDGSPTPSAPRDEAEQAREICLRQLAVRPRTRAELATALARRGISEEVAAEVLDRYDEVGIIDDAAFARAWVSSRHQGRGLARRALANELRQRGVDADIATEALGELDETTEAETARQLVDRKLRTATGSPEAVFRRLVGMLARKGYPPGVAIRAVRDALAERDAEAAEFADQIDADALAEAGAEPDRDAL